In Dasypus novemcinctus isolate mDasNov1 chromosome 23, mDasNov1.1.hap2, whole genome shotgun sequence, the following proteins share a genomic window:
- the ZNF75A gene encoding zinc finger protein 75A isoform X1, with protein sequence MITDLKVAAYLSPQVRALWETKESVSEDSSHNKKSALQTDSLSPESCRRHFRGFHYHEAAGPLEAVSQLKELCHQWLRPEVSSKKEILELLVLEQFLTILPRETQIQMQKHCPQSIAEAVALVEHLQRKSAQTRNGVAVHELGEETVILGEEAEVSGFKLMAPVPQQVDMSQVEELWSINQGLQEQLDENTRKETELVYERAVPAQQNLALPGQTSTKDWTVASELVLPESQSLLAFEEVAMYFSQEEWELLEPTQKILYHDVMQENYDNVISLALFVLPKPKVISCLEQGEEPWIQGPLGLKDNPRESLMGLKLKNDTGNHRSASLSVLEPHVPRDILSKKARTKGRQKTTGKENHCDMHRLGKRHRDFPLKKRKKLSTWKQELLKLMVLHKKEHSKEKPFKCQECGKSFRVSSDLIKHQRIHTEEKPYKCQQCDKRFRWSSDLNKHLTTHQGIKPYKCSWCGKSFSQNTNLHTHQRTHTGEKPFTCLECGKKFSQNSHLIKHRRTHTGEQPYTCSICKRNFSRRSSLLRHQKLHG encoded by the exons ATGATTACAGACCTGAAGGTGGCTGCATACTTGAGCCCTCAAGTCAGGGCTCTGTGGGAGACCAAGGAGTCTGTGTCAGAGGACTCTAGTCACAATAAGAAATCTGCCCTACAAACAGACAGTCTCAGTCCTGAGAGCTGTCGTCGGCACTTCCGGGGCTTCCACTATCATGAAGCAGCTGGACCTCTTGAGGCTGTAAGTCAGCTTAAGGAATTATGCCATCAGTGGCTAAGGCCAGAGGTCAGCTCAAAAAAGGAGATCTTGGAACTGCTGGTGCTAGAACAATTCCTGACCATTTTGCCCAGGGAGACTCAGATCCAGATGCAGAAGCACTGTCCACAGAGCATTGCGGAGGCTGTGGCCCTGGTAGAACACTTGCAGAGGAAATCTGCTCAAACAAGGAATGGG GTTGCAGTCCATGAGCTGGGAGAAGAGACCGTGATCTTGGGAGAAGAAGCAGAGGTCTCAGGCTTCAAGCTGATGGCACCAGTGCCCCAACAAGTAGACATGTCCCAGGTTGAAGAACTTTGGAGTATAAACCAGGGTCTGCAAGAACAGCTGGATGAGAATACTCGAAAAGAAACTGAACTTGTATATGAAAGGG CTGTGCCTGCTCAACAGAATCTGGCCCTTCCTGGGCAGACAAGCACCAAAGATTGGACAGTGGCATCTGAGCTTGTCTTGCCTGAGTCCCAG AGCTTGTTGGCATTTGAAGAGGTGGCCATGTACTTTTCCCAGGAAGAATGGGAGTTGTTGGAGCCCACTCAGAAGATCCTCTACCATGATGTAATGCAGGAAAACTATGACAATGTCATCTCTCTAG CATTATTTGTGCTCCCCAAACCTAAAGTGATCTCCtgtctagagcaaggggaagagCCATGGATCCAAGGACCCCTGGGGTTGAAGGACAATCCTAGAGAGTCTCTTATGG GGTTAAAGCTAAAAAATGACACTGGAAATCATCGGTCTGCATCTCTTTCTGTCTTAGAACCACATGTACCAAGAGACATACTATCAAAAAAGGCCAGAACGAAAGGTCGCCAGAAAACAACTGGCAAAGAAAATCACTGTGATATGCATAGGTTGGGGAAACGGCATCGAGATTTTCcattgaagaaaagaaagaaactttcAACCTGGAAACAAGAGCTGTTGAAACTTATGGTTCTTCACAAGAAAGAGCATTCAAAAGAGAAGCCTTTTAAGTGTCAGGAATGTGGGAAAAGCTTCAGAGTGAGCTCTGATCTCATTAAGCACCAGAGAATACACACTgaagagaaaccctataaatgtcaACAGTGTGATAAGCGGTTTAGATGGAGTTCAGACCTTAATAAGCACTTAACAACACACCAAGGAATAAAACCATATAAATGCTCATGGTGTGGGAAAAGCTTCAGCCAAAACACAAATCTACACACACACCAAAgaactcacacaggagagaagCCCTTTACATGTCTTGAATGTGGAAAAAAATTCAGTCAGAACTCCCACCTTATTAAACACCGAAGAACCCACACAGGTGAGCAGCCTTACACCTGTAGCATATGCAAGAGGAACTTTAGCAGGCGGTCAAGTCTTCTTAGACATCAGAAACTCCATGGGTGA
- the ZNF75A gene encoding zinc finger protein 75A isoform X2: protein MITDLKVAAYLSPQVRALWETKESVSEDSSHNKKSALQTDSLSPESCRRHFRGFHYHEAAGPLEAVSQLKELCHQWLRPEVSSKKEILELLVLEQFLTILPRETQIQMQKHCPQSIAEAVALVEHLQRKSAQTRNGVAVHELGEETVILGEEAEVSGFKLMAPVPQQVDMSQVEELWSINQGLQEQLDENTRKETELVYERAVPAQQNLALPGQTSTKDWTVASELVLPESQSLLAFEEVAMYFSQEEWELLEPTQKILYHDVMQENYDNVISLALFVLPKPKVISCLEQGEEPWIQGPLGLKDNPRESLMEPHVPRDILSKKARTKGRQKTTGKENHCDMHRLGKRHRDFPLKKRKKLSTWKQELLKLMVLHKKEHSKEKPFKCQECGKSFRVSSDLIKHQRIHTEEKPYKCQQCDKRFRWSSDLNKHLTTHQGIKPYKCSWCGKSFSQNTNLHTHQRTHTGEKPFTCLECGKKFSQNSHLIKHRRTHTGEQPYTCSICKRNFSRRSSLLRHQKLHG, encoded by the exons ATGATTACAGACCTGAAGGTGGCTGCATACTTGAGCCCTCAAGTCAGGGCTCTGTGGGAGACCAAGGAGTCTGTGTCAGAGGACTCTAGTCACAATAAGAAATCTGCCCTACAAACAGACAGTCTCAGTCCTGAGAGCTGTCGTCGGCACTTCCGGGGCTTCCACTATCATGAAGCAGCTGGACCTCTTGAGGCTGTAAGTCAGCTTAAGGAATTATGCCATCAGTGGCTAAGGCCAGAGGTCAGCTCAAAAAAGGAGATCTTGGAACTGCTGGTGCTAGAACAATTCCTGACCATTTTGCCCAGGGAGACTCAGATCCAGATGCAGAAGCACTGTCCACAGAGCATTGCGGAGGCTGTGGCCCTGGTAGAACACTTGCAGAGGAAATCTGCTCAAACAAGGAATGGG GTTGCAGTCCATGAGCTGGGAGAAGAGACCGTGATCTTGGGAGAAGAAGCAGAGGTCTCAGGCTTCAAGCTGATGGCACCAGTGCCCCAACAAGTAGACATGTCCCAGGTTGAAGAACTTTGGAGTATAAACCAGGGTCTGCAAGAACAGCTGGATGAGAATACTCGAAAAGAAACTGAACTTGTATATGAAAGGG CTGTGCCTGCTCAACAGAATCTGGCCCTTCCTGGGCAGACAAGCACCAAAGATTGGACAGTGGCATCTGAGCTTGTCTTGCCTGAGTCCCAG AGCTTGTTGGCATTTGAAGAGGTGGCCATGTACTTTTCCCAGGAAGAATGGGAGTTGTTGGAGCCCACTCAGAAGATCCTCTACCATGATGTAATGCAGGAAAACTATGACAATGTCATCTCTCTAG CATTATTTGTGCTCCCCAAACCTAAAGTGATCTCCtgtctagagcaaggggaagagCCATGGATCCAAGGACCCCTGGGGTTGAAGGACAATCCTAGAGAGTCTCTTATGG AACCACATGTACCAAGAGACATACTATCAAAAAAGGCCAGAACGAAAGGTCGCCAGAAAACAACTGGCAAAGAAAATCACTGTGATATGCATAGGTTGGGGAAACGGCATCGAGATTTTCcattgaagaaaagaaagaaactttcAACCTGGAAACAAGAGCTGTTGAAACTTATGGTTCTTCACAAGAAAGAGCATTCAAAAGAGAAGCCTTTTAAGTGTCAGGAATGTGGGAAAAGCTTCAGAGTGAGCTCTGATCTCATTAAGCACCAGAGAATACACACTgaagagaaaccctataaatgtcaACAGTGTGATAAGCGGTTTAGATGGAGTTCAGACCTTAATAAGCACTTAACAACACACCAAGGAATAAAACCATATAAATGCTCATGGTGTGGGAAAAGCTTCAGCCAAAACACAAATCTACACACACACCAAAgaactcacacaggagagaagCCCTTTACATGTCTTGAATGTGGAAAAAAATTCAGTCAGAACTCCCACCTTATTAAACACCGAAGAACCCACACAGGTGAGCAGCCTTACACCTGTAGCATATGCAAGAGGAACTTTAGCAGGCGGTCAAGTCTTCTTAGACATCAGAAACTCCATGGGTGA